In Patagioenas fasciata isolate bPatFas1 chromosome 2, bPatFas1.hap1, whole genome shotgun sequence, a single window of DNA contains:
- the XRCC2 gene encoding DNA repair protein XRCC2, which yields MADASRRAESGTQLLARLEGRSSLKNLEPYLFAEEGSPVHGDVIEFHGPEGTGKTEMLYHLIARCIIPKSGGGLEAEVMFIDTDYHFDMLRLVTILENRLAQGTEEMIKQCLGRLFLVNCSSSTQLLLTLYSLENMFCTHPALCLLILDSISAFYWMDRSNGGESLNLQEMNLKKCANFLEKLVREHHLALFATTQTLMQKSSNSAESFLPLKLHHETDTDYRPYLCKSWQQMVTHRIFFSKQCNSGNSKGFTVVSCHLKRNHVVKRSFSIAECGVQF from the exons atgGCTGACGCGTCTCGGAGGGCGGAGTCGGGCACTCAG CTACTTGCACGACTTGAGGGCCGAAGTTCTCTGAAGAATCTTGAACCTTATCTGTTTGCTGAGGAAGGATCTCCTGTTCATG GAGATGTCATTGAATTCCATGGGCCAGAAGGAACAGGAAAGACTGAAATGCTTTATCACCTAATAGCCCGCTGCATCATCCCAAAATCGGGAGGAGGACTGGAAGCAGAAGTCATGTTCATTGATACCGACTACCATTTCGATATGCTTCGCCTAGTGACCATCCTCGAGAACAGGCTGGCGCAAGGGACGGAAGAGATGATAAAACAGTGCCTGGGAAGGCTTTTTCTGGTGAACTGCAGCAGTAGCACGCAGCTCCTCCTCACTCTCTACTCCTTAGAAAACATGTTTTGCACTCACCCCGCTCTCTGCCTCTTGATTTTAGACAGCATATCAGCTTTTTATTGGATGGACAGAAGCAACGGGGGGGAGAGTCTTAACTTGCAGGAGATGAATCTGAAGAAATGTGCGAACTTTCTGGAAAAACTTGTGAGAGAGCATCACTTGGCCCTCTTTGCAACAACGCAGACGCTTATGCAGAAATCTTCCAACTCTGCAGAAAGCTTTCTTCCTTTAAAACTTCACCATGAAACTGATACAGACTATAGACCTTATCTCTGTAAATCATGGCAACAAATGGTAACCCACCGGATCTTTTTCTCTAAGCAGTGTAATTCTGGCAACAGCAAAGGTTTTACAGTTGTTTCTTGCCACCTCAAAAGAAACCATGTAGTGAAACGTTCATTTAGCATTGCAGAATGTGGAGTCCAGTTTTAA